From one Lysinibacillus sp. G4S2 genomic stretch:
- a CDS encoding DUF2004 domain-containing protein yields MIPLKNYQFHTSLFGELDVPVDKGLFKNFTITLAGKEIETSLDIFDGILNDDNQAIVQKFLEHIPEMYQKAKSTLFANCHTDSVIAYFIQYVTEVIDEDEDYQKYLLETLSMVAVEEITNEALIDVLEPRCIRISANQLHQLDCVFDFSLDENYSDELLVVYFDENFEVYSISHES; encoded by the coding sequence ATGATTCCGTTGAAAAATTATCAATTTCACACTTCATTATTTGGAGAATTAGACGTGCCTGTTGATAAAGGGCTTTTTAAAAATTTTACAATTACACTGGCGGGTAAAGAGATTGAGACAAGCCTTGATATTTTTGATGGCATTTTAAATGATGACAATCAAGCAATTGTACAGAAATTTCTTGAGCATATTCCTGAAATGTATCAAAAAGCAAAGTCTACACTTTTTGCTAATTGTCATACTGATTCAGTAATTGCTTATTTTATTCAATATGTGACGGAAGTAATTGATGAAGATGAAGATTATCAAAAATATTTGTTAGAGACTCTCAGTATGGTAGCTGTTGAGGAAATAACAAACGAAGCATTAATTGATGTGTTGGAACCGAGATGTATTCGGATTAGTGCGAATCAACTGCATCAGCTCGATTGTGTTTTTGATTTTTCTCTGGATGAAAATTATAGCGACGAGCTTTTGGTTGTATACTTTGACGAGAATTTTGAGGTATATAGCATTTCTCATGAAAGCTAA